A single region of the Gossypium arboreum isolate Shixiya-1 chromosome 12, ASM2569848v2, whole genome shotgun sequence genome encodes:
- the LOC108478368 gene encoding chaperone protein dnaJ A6, chloroplastic-like has translation MATAIPCGNTVVTGLGPRLLSSLNTNKWRISQARVSTEIEALSFSSSSIFPQNLTHLLFNSWSPKIPCHHLARRLIVKAARDYYSILGVSKNASKSDIKSAYRKLARNYHPDVNKEAGAEQKFKEISEAYEVLSDDKKRSIYDRYGKDGLKGSTMDMGDFTNPFDLFSSFFDMDIRNRGARNMAADGEDLICNLVLTFKEAVFGVEKEIDVSRLDNCTTCDGSGAKSGTKAYTCTTCGGQGQVVSSSRTPLGVFQQVMTCSACSGTGETFTPCDKCGGDGRERKSKKISLKVPAGVDSGSRLRVRSEGNAGKRGGAPGDLFVVIEVIPDPVLKRDDTNILYTCKISYIDAILGTTVKVPTVDGSADLKIPAGIQPGTTLVMSKKGVPLLNKGRMRGDQLVRVQVEIPRQLSDEERRLVEELANLKKTKTLNGSRR, from the exons ATGGCGACGGCTATACCTTGTGGAAACACAGTGGTGACTGGGCTTGGACCGCGGCTTTTGTCAAGCTTGAATACCAACAAATGGCGGATATCTCAAGCGCG TGTTTCAACTGAGATAGAAGCGTTATCATTTTCAAGTTCAAGCATTTTTCCTCAAAATTTGACGCATTTGTTATTCAATTCATGGTCACCTAAAATCCCATGTCACCACTTGGCAAGGCGTCTGATTGTCAAAGCTGCTCGG GACTACTATTCCATCCTTGGAGTATCTAAAAATGCCAGCAAATCAGACATAAAAAGCG CTTATCGAAAACTCGCCAGGAATTATCATCCTGATGTGAACAA GGAAGCAGGAGCTGAACAGAAATTTAAGGAGATTAGTGAAGCTTATGAG GTCTTGTCAGATGATAAGAAGCGTTCTATATACGACAGATATGGTAAAGATGGTCTTAAAGGTTCTACTATGGACATGGGG GACTTTACCAATCCATTTGATCTATTTAGCTCATTTTTCGACATGGACATCAGAAATAGAGGTGCAAGAAATATGGCCGCAGATGGCGAAGATCTAATTTGCAATCTAGTCTTGACTTTCAAGGAAGCTGTCTTTGGGGTAGAAAAAGAGATCGATGTGTCCAGGCTTGACAACTGTACAACCTGTGATGGTTCAGGTGCAAAGTCAGGGACCAAGGCATATACTTGCACCACATGTGGTGGGCAAGGGCAAGTTGTCTCATCATCAAGGACTCCGCTGGGTGTCTTCCAGCAGGTAATGACATGTTCTGCCTGTAGTGGGACTGGGGAAACATTCACTCCTTGTGACAAATGTGGCGGCGATGGAAGAGAGAGGAAATCAAAGAAGATTAGCCTGAAGGTGCCTGCTGGGGTTGATTCCGGTAGTCGATTGAGGGTCAGATCAGAGGGCAATGCTGGAAAGAGAGGGGGTGCTCCTGGTGATCTTTTTGTTGTCATTGAAGTGATCCCAGACCCTGTACTGAAACGGGATGACACGAACATCCTCTATACATGCAAGATTTCATACATTGATGCAATCTTGGGGACAACAGTGAAGGTACCTACAGTTGATGGATCGGCCGATCTTAAAATCCCTGCCGGTATCCAGCCTGGAACAACCTTGGTGATGTCAAAGAAAGGAGTGCCGTTGCTGAACAAAGGCAGAATGAGGGGGGACCAATTAGTGAGAGTGCAGGTGGAAATCCCAAGGCAGCTAAGTGATGAAGAAAGGAGGCTCGTTGAAGAACTAGCCAACCTGAAGAAAACCAAGACTTTGAATGGTAGCAGGAGATAA
- the LOC108477660 gene encoding uncharacterized protein LOC108477660, producing MRHSKLSRYFSFTASRDWFYRYSFGNAGLRSIRTDLGEGTVMHCWVPKSHNASRPNLLLVHGFGANAMWQYGEHLRHFTSRFNVYVPDLIFFGESYTTRSERTESFQAQSLMKLMEAHGVPRMSLVGISYGGFVGYSMAAQFPEKMEKLVLCCAGVCLEEKDLEEGLFNVSDLNEALSILLPQTPERLRDLIKFSFVKPIGKWVPSFFLSDFIDVMCTDHLKEKRELLVAILKDRKLSNIPKITQSVLIIWGEEDKIFPLELGYRLKRHVGEEAKIVVIKNAGHAVNIEKSKDFMKHLKSFLFDSLTPHRPPSLLPLFDSLWS from the exons ATGCGCCATTCCAAGTTGTCAAGATACTTCAGCTTCACGGCGTCTCGCGATTGGTTCTACCGTTATTCGTTCGGCAATGCAGGCCTTCGTTCGATCAGGACTGATCTCGGCGAAGGCACCGTCATGCACTGTTGGGTACCAAAAAGCCACAACGCTTCCAGGCCCAATCTCCTCCTTGTTCACGGATTCGGTGCCAATGCCATGTGGCAATACGGTGAGCATCTCCGCCACTTCACATCTCGATTCAACGTCTATGTGCCAGACCTTATCTTCTTCGGTGAATCCTACACGACGAGAAGCGAGCGGACGGAGTCGTTCCAGGCTCAATCGCTGATGAAACTGATGGAGGCGCACGGAGTACCAAGAATGAGCTTGGTAGGCATAAGCTACGGCGGGTTCGTGGGGTACAGTATGGCGGCACAGTTTCCAGAGAAAATGGAGAAGTTGGTGTTGTGCTGCGCTGGGGTTTGCTTAGAGGAGAAGGATTTGGAAGAGGGTTTATTTAATGTATCGGATTTGAATGaggctttgagtattttgttgcCACAAACGCCTGAGAGACTGAGAGACTTGATTAAATTTTCCTTCGTCAAGCCCATAGGCAAGTGGGTTCCAAGCTTTTTTCTCTCAGATTTCATTGAT GTAATGTGTACAGACCATCTTAAAGAGAAAAGAGAGCTGCTAGTGGCAATACTAAAGGATAGAAAACTCAGTAACATTCCTAAGATCACACAG AGCGTATTGATAATATGGGGAGAAGAAGATAAGATATTCCCATTGGAACTTGGCTACAGATTAAAAAG GCATGTGGGGGAAGAGGCTAAGATTGTAGTGATTAAGAATGCAGGGCATGCTGTAAACATAGAAAAGTCAAAGGATTTCATGAAGCACTTAAAATCTTTCCTTTTTGATTCTCTAACACCTCATCGTCCCCCTTCCCTTTTACCCCTTTTCGATTCTTTATGGTCCTAA
- the LOC108476794 gene encoding polyadenylate-binding protein 2-like has protein sequence MEGDDVVMAAPESTEADLDDMKRRLKEMEDEAAALREMQAKVEKEMGSVQDPASAATSQANREEVDSRSIFVGNVDYSCTPEEVQQHFQSCGTVNRVTIRTDKYGQPKGYAYVEFLEAEAVQEALLLNESELHGRQLKVTAKRTNIPGMKQYRPRRSNPFMQPRDPFMAPYFFSPYGYGKVPRLRMATRYSPYY, from the exons ATGGAAGGAGACGATGTAGTCATGGCAGCGCCGGAATCCACTGAAgct GACCTGGATGACATGAAAAGAAGGTTAAAAGAGATGGAGGATGAAGCCGCTGCTCTTCGTGAGATGCAAGCTAAGGTCGAGAAGGAGATGGGTTCCGTACAAG ATCCTGCTTCTGCTGCTACATCTCAGGCTAATCGAGAGGAAGTAGATTCCCGATCAATCTTTGTTGGCAAT GTGGATTattcatgtacacccgaggaagtTCAACAGCATTTTCAGTCTTGTGGGACTGTAAATAGGGTTACTATCCGTACTGATAAATATGGCCAGCCAAAGGGTTATGCTTACGTGGAGTTCCTTGAAGCTGAGGCTGTTCAAGAGGCTCTTCTTTTAAATGAATCTGAACTGCATGGCAGGCAGTTGAAG GTTACTGCTAAGCGGACCAATATACCTGGGATGAAACAATATCGGCCTCGCCGGTCCAACCCTTTTATGCAACCCAGGGACCCATTTATGGCTCCATATTTCTTTTCTCCTTATGGATATGG GAAGGTTCCAAGGTTGAGAATGGCAACACGATATAGCCCCTATTATTAG
- the LOC108479779 gene encoding uncharacterized protein LOC108479779, which yields MGWKGILGFEYGIVQGPLGPDIAGPELVAAVANAGGLGLLRAPDWESPDYVKELIRKTRKLTDKPFGVGVVLAFPHKENVKAILEEKVAVLQLYWGECSKELVIEAHNAGVKVVPQVGSLEEAKNAINVGVDAIIVQGREAGGHVIGQEGLISLLPRVVDLVGDHGIPIIAAGGIVDARGYVAALALGAKGICMGTRFLATHESYAHPTYKRKLIEYDKTEYTDVFGRARWPGAPHRVLQTPFFCDWKYLSAQENETNQPIIGRTIIHGVEREIRRFAGTVPNPTTTGDIESMVMYAGQSVGLIKEILPAGQVVKKLVEAAQLLIHQTFNPDSI from the exons ATGGGGTGGAAAGGAATTCTGGGTTTTGAGTATGGAATTGTTCAAGGACCTTTGGGACCGGATATTGCTGGTCCGGAGCTAGTTGCTGCTGTTGCAAACGCTGGTGGACTTGGCCTTCTTAGAGCTCCTGATTGg GAATCACCAGATTATGTGAAAGAGTTGATAAGGAAGACTCGGAAGTTAACCGACAAACCCTTTGGGGTTGGTGTTGTTCTGGCATTTCCTCACAAAGAAAATGTAAAGGCTATACTAGAGGAGAAGGTAGCAGTGTTGCAACTGTATTGGGGAGAATGCTCAAAGGAGCTTGTAATAGAAGCTCATAATGCTGGGGTCAAGGTTGTTCCCCAA GTTGGGAGTTTGGAGGAAGCAAAAAATGCAATTAATGTGGGCGTAGATGCAATCATTGTCCAAGGCCGTGAAGCAGGAGGGCATGTAATCGGACAG GAAGGTCTAATTTCCTTGTTGCCACGAGTAGTCGATCTTGTTGGTGATCACGGTATTCCCATTATTGCTGCTGGAGGCATTGTAGATGCTCGTGGTTATGTTGCTGCTTTGGCTCTTGGTGCTAAAGGCATTTGCATGGGCACAAG GTTTCTGGCAACTCATGAAAGCTATGCCCACCCCACGTACAAGCGGAAACTGATTGAATACGATAAAACCGAGTATACAGATGTCTTTGGCAGAGCAAGGTGGCCTGGTGCACCACACCGTGTCCTGCAAACACCCTTCTTCTGTGATTGGAAATACCTTAGTGCTCAAGAAAATGAAACTAATCAGCCTATCATTGGTCGAACAATAATACACGGCGTG GAAAGAGAAATTCGGCGTTTTGCCGGTACAGTTCCGAACCCAACAACAACAGGTGACATTGAAAGCATGGTGATGTACGCAGGCCAAAGTGTAGGCCTCATCAAGGAAATTCTACCTGCCGGACAAGTTGTAAAGAAGCTGGTTGAAGCGGCTCAACTTCTTATCCACCAAACATTTAATCCGGACTCGATCTAA
- the LOC108479778 gene encoding 7-deoxyloganetin glucosyltransferase-like, with product MEAGKPHAVCIPLPAQGHINPILLFAKLLHFHGFHITFIHTEFNYYRLIQSRGLDSLRGSPDFRFETITDGLPSTNMRGIQDLPDLCSMLLVHGLRSFRELIMKLNARSDVPPVTCIISDGVMSFTLEVAEEFGIPEMVLFTPSACGMLGYLHFEDLKERGYFPLKDESELNNGYLETEIDWIPALKGVRLKDIPTFIRTTNPDDIMFNYNLQSVNNARKADAVILNTFDDFEHHVLDAIKTKLPKLYTVGPLSMLQRQLCPTNLDSIGSNLWKEDTECLGWLDRWKPKSVVYVNYGSLITVTPQHLREFAWGLADTNYPFLWVIRPDIVDGGGERILSKEFTAAISDRGLLVGWCPQERVLSHPSVGGFLTHCGWNSTMESVSEGVPMICWPFFAEQQMNCFYSCTKWGIGMEIDSDVKREKVESLVRELMEGMKGQGLRQNAIDWKKKAEIATSPDGSSYINFNKIVTQLKQGMPNA from the exons ATGGAAGCTGGGAAACCCCATGCTGTCTGTATTCCTCTACCAGCTCAAGGGCACATTAACCCTATCTTATTATTTGCCAAACTCCTCCACTTCCATGGCTTCCATATCACTTTCATCCATACCGAGTTCAACTACTATCGCTTGATTCAGTCGAGAGGACTCGACTCGCTCAGGGGCTCACCCGATTTCCGGTTCGAAACGATAACCGATGGTTTGCCATCGACCAACATGCGGGGGATACAAGATTTACCCGACTTGTGCTCGATGTTGCTGGTTCATGGGTTACGTTCGTTTCGAGAGCTCATAATGAAACTTAATGCTAGATCAGATGTCCCTCCGGTTACTTGCATAATATCGGATGGGGTGATGAGCTTCACCTTGGAAGTTGCTGAAGAATTTGGCATCCCTGAGATGGTTCTTTTCACTCCTAGTGCTTGTGGCATGTTGGGTTACCTTCACTTTGAAGACCTTAAGGAACGTGGATACTTCCCATTGAAAG ATGAGAGTGAGTTGAATAATGGATATCTTGAGACGGAGATTGATTGGATACCAGCACTGAAAGGGGTTAGATTAAAAGATATCCCCACTTTCATTCGAACCACGAACCCTGATGATATCATGTTCAATTACAACTTGCAATCCGTCAACAATGCCAGGAAAGCTGATGCTGTGATCCTCAACACCTTTGATGATTTTGAACATCATGTTTTGGACGCCATTAAAACCAAGTTACCCAAGCTCTACACTGTTGGTCCTTTATCAATGCTTCAACGCCAGCTTTGTCCCACAAATTTGGACTCCATTGGCTCGAATTTGTGGAAAGAAGACACCGAATGCTTGGGTTGGTTGGACAGATGGAAACCCAAGTCAGTTGTGTATGTAAATTATGGGAGCTTGATAACAGTGACGCCTCAACATTTGCGTGAGTTTGCATGGGGACTTGCGGACACCAACTATCCGTTCTTGTGGGTTATTAGGCCGGACATTGTCGATGGCGGTGGAGAAAGAATATTATCCAAGGAATTCACGGCGGCAATAAGCGACAGGGGTCTGCTTGTAGGGTGGTGCCCACAAGAGAGGGTATTGAGCCACCCTTCAGTGGGAGGGTTTTTGACGCATTGCGGGTGGAATTCCACCATGGAAAGTGTTAGTGAAGGGGTGCCGATGATTTGTTGGCCATTTTTTGCAGAGCAACAGATGAATTGTTTCTACTCGTGCACCAAGTGGGGCATTGGGATGGAGATTGACAGTGATGTCAAAAGGGAGAAAGTTGAAAGTCTTGTGAGGGAGTTGATGGAAGGGATGAAGGGGCAAGGTTTAAGGCAAAACGCCATAGATTGGAAGAAGAAAGCTGAAATAGCTACAAGCCCTGATGGCTCTTCTTACATTAATTTTAATAAGATTGTTACACAGTTGAAACAAGGGATGCCAAATGCTTGA